TTATGTTGATGTGGCTGCCGATTATGGCAGTGATTTTGCGGTCTTTCCTGAAATTTTCACGACCCAGCTTATGTCATTTTTAGAAGAAAAAGTACCATCGAAAGCCGTAAGAAGATTATCGGATTATACAGAGGACTATATTGAAATGTTCACCCATCTGGCTGTGAAGTATAATGTGAATATAATCGGAGGCTCTCACTTTGTAGAGGAAGATGAAAAAATCTATAACATATCTTATTTATTCCGACGAGACGGGACGATTGAGAAACAATATAAGATTCATGTCACCCCGAATGAGCGTACGTGGTGGGGAATTCAACCTGGGGACGCCGTGAAAGTGTTTGATACGGACTGTGGAAAAATCGCCATTCAAATTTGTTATGATATTCAGTTCCCTGAATTGGCCCGGTACGCTGTGGATCAGGGAGCGAATATTATATTCGTTCCGTTTTGTACGGATGACCGTCAAGGTTACCTGCGGGTTCGTTACTGCGCTCAAGCACGTGCTGTGGAGAACCAGGTTTACACGGTCATATCGGGTACTGTAGGGAACATGACGCAGGTAGAAAATATGGACATCCAGTATGCTCAGTCCGGTATTTTTACGCCGTCTGATTTTGAATTTGCTCGCGATGGAATTATAGGAGAGTGCAACCCGAACGTAGAAACTGTCGTTGTTGGAGATGTGGACCTGGAGATTTTAAGACGTCAGCGCAAGTCAGGTACTGTAAGACAATTGCAGGATCGCCGGCACGATCTTTTTCAGCTGGACTATAAACTGAAAACAGAAATTAAGCCGGAAAGGACGTAAAGGAGGAAGGTTCCTTTGTTAAGAGACCAAGTGGCTATAGTAACGGGAGCTTCCCGGGGGATAGGCCGTGAGCTTGCCTTCCAATTAGCGGCCAAAGAAGTTAAACTTTCGATTCTTGGCAGTTCTGAAGATATTCATAAGACGCGAGAGGATTTGAAGGCTTATGGATATGCAGATGTACTTTCATTTACAGCGGATGTGAGCAATGAGAACGACGTGGATCATGTTGTTCGGGCAACGAGGAACGCCTATGGCAAAATCGACATTTTAATCAACAATGCAGGGATTGGGGAAAGCAAACCCGTAGAATCTGTAACCGTTGA
The Halobacillus halophilus DSM 2266 DNA segment above includes these coding regions:
- a CDS encoding bifunctional GNAT family N-acetyltransferase/carbon-nitrogen hydrolase family protein codes for the protein MSKIDLTQYEKKMIVRHMQEKDIEQIFELQQVCFPNMEPWKRDHLESHLKIFPEGQFVVEFDGQIIGSCSSLVVNFDEYDDRHTWDDITDKGYITNHDPDGYNLYGIEVMVHPGYRGMKIGRRLYEARKDLARELNLKSIIIGGRIPNYHKYEDEMTPREYVEEVRSQSIYDPVLTFQIMNGFTVMRINPNYLPDDDLSSKYATLMEWNNIDYRARTKRHFKTSNPVRIMVIQYMMKNIDSFEEFKKQCEYYVDVAADYGSDFAVFPEIFTTQLMSFLEEKVPSKAVRRLSDYTEDYIEMFTHLAVKYNVNIIGGSHFVEEDEKIYNISYLFRRDGTIEKQYKIHVTPNERTWWGIQPGDAVKVFDTDCGKIAIQICYDIQFPELARYAVDQGANIIFVPFCTDDRQGYLRVRYCAQARAVENQVYTVISGTVGNMTQVENMDIQYAQSGIFTPSDFEFARDGIIGECNPNVETVVVGDVDLEILRRQRKSGTVRQLQDRRHDLFQLDYKLKTEIKPERT